In one Culex quinquefasciatus strain JHB chromosome 2, VPISU_Cqui_1.0_pri_paternal, whole genome shotgun sequence genomic region, the following are encoded:
- the LOC6041063 gene encoding uncharacterized protein LOC6041063 isoform X1 — protein sequence MASSSLSATKMTNPIRGLVSKRRIRYTQDGFDLDLTYINDRIIAMGYPAEHMESIYRNKIEDVQRMLERNHAGCYKIYNLCSERSYDHKRFPYYSVYPFKDHNPPDIELITSFCRDVDEHLRANGKNVVAVHCKAGKGRTGTMICCYLLYSRQFQTADEALHYYAQRRTSDAKGVTIPSQRRYVEYYATLLRSNETYQPVQLYICEIRLTGTVNIREGTINVSGETPKPLPEFRRTDDTGGGGGGLVGGQSPPYTMLAKMDYCMPLSGDVKIEFVKSSVLRKEKRCHFWFNTYFVERAAKKDAEGNLLLTLSKTEIDDAHKDKHHKEYPNNFSVELVLRRVPNGSKYSESVSLKKCHPPPMHQQHHQQQHPLHPVGLAMTNNSSPLIRSSLENNRQVPPPHHQQPPPLSYQHHIAQQQQQQQQQYQQSIHRSQVGGDPYRAAMIKQQNSYNEGGGGGYLGQQPLQNNHNQQQQQQLQHHLEYSGTSSSESSTEEEGWDSGECPTQLLESPAKAANLLYYRNDNYYYGSCSSSSPTSSGPSSSASHPNPTATTTTTAISTVSCNSSSSVSKIREPSVAESASNSSSSGKLSHNAVSSSNLNQPLANTTTISSSSSSNRSSIKPAVVVPEPFKPPRASNGKLPVEPLTAVACPSTSSANANASAWPSIGLRRKKKKSFKSTSARNFALATSASVASASTKSGKGRFRSFRWLKNMRGDPNLKKVLATSGDIVTLTNAGRPVEEPDPTIPSTPPPSPTINALIVNATERFLSSSGENLLSLDYYSSICDKQLSFESPCKSPGYLMKLNLSRRPPAPPPSEPDCPVVVAKPSEQRLKIGFDVTPSPSPTSPQSDNPFVVVTTSEPDPQLLNPLPPTTSKAHNLVPRSENASFCDRILQTFVAGISPRKSSAEHDLQVPPLPASSSSTHNSPLVARAVSRCSSFSLRELGQELRSVIKAQPAASAKPPASNPEEPPKKE from the exons TACTACTCGGTGTACCCCTTCAAGGACCACAACCCACCGGACATCGAGCTGATCACGTCGTTCTGCCGGGACGTGGACGAGCACCTGCGGGCCAACGGCAAAAACGTGGTGGCCGTCCACTGTAAAGCCGGCAAGGGCCGGACAG GCACCATGATCTGCTGCTACCTGCTGTACAGCCGGCAGTTCCAGACGGCGGACGAGGCGCTCCACTATTACGCACAGCGACGCACAAGCGACGCCAAGGGCGTCACCATTCCGTCCCAGCGGCGGTACGTTGAGTACTACGCCACGCTGCTGAGGAGCAACGAAACCTACCAGCCGGTGCAGCTTTAC ATCTGCGAGATCCGGCTCACGGGGACGGTCAACATCCGGGAGGGCACGATCAACGTGTCCGGCGAGACGCCCAAGCCGCTGCCCGAGTTCCGGCGGACGGACGACACCGGGGGTGGTGGAGGTGGTCTGGTTGGCGGGCAATCGCCGCCGTACACGATGCTGGCCAAGATGGACTACTGCATGCCGCTGTCCGGTGACGTGAAGATCGAGTTCGTCAAGAGTTCGGTGCTACGGAAGGAGAAACGGTGCCACTTTTGGTTCAACACGTACTTTGTGGAGCGAGCCGCCAAGA AAGACGCCGAAGGAAACCTCTTGCTAACTCTTAGCAAAACGGAAATCGACGACGCTCACAAGGACAAGCACCACAAGGAGTACCCTAACAACTTTTCG GTCGAACTCGTGCTCCGGAGGGTACCGAACGGCAGCAAATATTCGGAGAGTGTGAGTCTGAAAAAATGCCATCCACCACCGATGCACCAGCAgcatcatcagcagcagcacccGCTCCACCCGGTGGGCCTCGCCATGACCAACAACAGTTCCCCGCTCATCCGGTCCAGCTTGGAGAACAACCGGCAAGTCCCACCGCCGCACCACCAACAGCCTCCCCCGTTGTCCTATCAGCACCACATTgcccagcagcaacagcagcagcagcagcagtaccaACAGTCGATTCACCGGTCGCAAGTTGGCGGTGATCCGTACCGGGCGGCGATGATCAAGCAGCAAAACAGCTACAACGAGGGCGGTGGCGGTGGTTATCTGGGGCAGCAACCGTTGCAGAACAATcacaaccagcagcagcagcagcagcttcagcACCACCTGGAGTACTCGGGCACGTCCAGCTCGGAGTCGTCGACGGAGGAGGAAGGATGGGATTCCGGTGAGTGTCCAACGCAACTACTAGAATCGCCTGCGAAAGCGGCAAACTTGTTATATTATCGAAACGATAACTATTACTACGGTAGCTGTAGTAGCAGCAGTCCCACCTCCTCCGGCCCCTCCTCGTCCGCATCACATCCCAATCCCACCGCTACAACCACCACAACCGCAATCTCCACGGTCAGCTGTAACAGTAGTAGTAGTGTCAGTAAGATCCGTGAACCGAGCGTCGCGGAAAGCGCTAGTAACAGTAGCAGTAGTGGTAAACTTAGTCATAATGCTGTCAGTAGTTCAAACTTAAACCAACCATTAGCTAATACAACaaccatcagcagcagcagcagcagtaataGAAGTAGCATTAAGCCTGCCGTAGTAGTGCCTGAACCCTTTAAACCTCCCCGTGCAAGCAACGGCAAGCTTCCCGTAGAACCGCTAACAGCCGTTGCTTGTCCCTCTACCTCTTCTGCTAACGCTAACGCCTCCGCTTGGCCCTCTATCGGGTTGCGacggaagaagaagaaatccttcAAATCGACTTCCGCGCGAAACTTTGCCCTGGCCACGAGCGCTTCCGTCGCTTCAGCTTCCACCAAATCCGGCAAGGGTCGCTTCCGTTCGTTCCGCTGGCTTAAGAACATGCGCGGCGATCCTAACCTCAAAAAGGTCCTCGCAACCAGCGGTGACATCGTGACGCTCACGAACGCCGGCCGACCCGTTGAGGAACCCGATCCGACTATTCCGTCGACGCCCCCTCCCAGCCCGACGATAAACGCCCTCATCGTAAACGCCACTGAACGGTTCCTCTCCTCGTCCGGCGAAAATCTTCTCTCATTGGACTATTACTCGTCAATTTGTGATAAACAGCTTAGCTTCGAGTCCCCGTGCAAAAGCCCAGGATATCTGATGAAGCTGAATCTCTCCCGGCGGCCCCCCGCTCCTCCCCCCTCCGAACCCGACTGTCCCGTCGTGGTCGCCAAGCCCAGCGAGCAACGGCTCAAAATCGGCTTCGACGTGACGCCCTCCCCCAGCCCCACCAGTCCGCAGTCAGACAACCCGTTCGTCGTCGTAACGACCAGCGAGCCGGACCCGCAACTCCTCAACCCGCTTCCCCCCACCACCAGCAAAGCCCACAACCTGGTTCCGCGCTCCGAAAATGCCAGCTTCTGCGACCGCATCTTGCAAACGTTCGTCGCCGGCATCAGCCCCCGCAAGTCTTCCGCCGAACACGACCTCCAAGTCCCACCGCTTCCCGCCAGCTCCAGCAGTACTCACAACAGCCCGCTGGTGGCCCGGGCCGTCAGCCGTTGCTCGTCGTTTTCGCTGCGCGAGCTTGGCCAGGAGCTGCGATCGGTCATCAAGGCGCAACCCGCGGCCTCGGCCAAACCTCCGGCATCCAACCCGGAAGAACCTCCGAAGAAGGAGTGA